aagtcaagtaaataagagtcatctctttcattcttggtctctttagtcttaattttttccaatattccggtgatagttctcgggctcagttcaagttcgctgagagtatattcgatctatcgattatactagtatctcgttttatcctgggaagcaggtcgctaaacacggatggtgcggggcgaaactgctttaaggagacagttttctggactcgagattaaatccaatctctgtttgttttctcaaacccttctcctaatttaattgttaattcttatatgcttatgtgatttaagaattagcaatgttcttatgaattagttatatattcaatatatatataataatgtctttatcgtacaagattgataacaaaTACTTTGTTGATAGACCAAGTGAAAAATGAGGGACAAATTCATATGTTAAATTTTGTGGTCTGGCTTAATAAATATATGTAACCTTAACTTGATTCATTTTTACTATTTTTATTCTTCTGCCTGCAGTGTTGCTCTTGTGAAGCAGATCCTATGCGTCCCAAATATTTGGATGAAAACACCATAATTCACCGTTATAGTCCTGGAGAATACAAATTATATGGGTAAGTGTGTTTTGTCAACTGTGTTCTTTTTAATTAGGAATTATAGATACTAATTAATTTGATTTGCACTCTTATTTACAGGCTACCAGTTCCAAAGCTTAATCAAGTTCTTGGTTTGGTTGGGTCATCTTTGATTGGCAAGTCGGTGGTATTTGATATTTTTTCCAGGAAAGTAATACCCAACCTTGGACGCCCTGAAGTAATTCCTCTTTCCCTTTCTCTATAAATGTGATTGTCATGATCATAGATATCGCCTTTCTGGTTGTTAGCTTTTTATTGTTCTTTTCAGAATCCTCCTACTTGGGAAGAAATTTTCGAGTACTTAAAGGGCTCCAACGACAACATGTATAACTACTTCACTCGCTTAGTGCAGGACCAAGTGAAGGTTTTTCCCCCTTTCTTATGCTTAGTTTTGTTTCATCACAATTACCTTTTTAAAACTCTATAGTTGTTGTTATTATTCCTGTAGCAGTGTTTAAGACCTGATTGCCATTTCCTCGCTTGTATTCAGCTACTAAATATGTTAAAAGTTCTTACAGCAATGTTGCGCATAGTATATAAGTTTAATTTTTTAACATATGTGCAAGTTTGTTTTTTTTAACATATTGCCAAAGTGTTTTCAAAAGCATTTATAGTTTGTCTTGACATATTCAATCTTCTTAGTACAGGGTGTTTATTTTATGCTCCTGAATGGTGAAAAGGTAGCAAAGAGTGTGAGCTATTTTTATGTCACAAAACACCATCAACCTTACCGAGGATCAGTGCCAACTTTCATAAATAAGAGATCTTGTATACTTTTAGCTCTCTGCATTAGTAGGTTCTTCTTTTATTGGTCAACCTGTTATGAAACCGTCGATTTCTTGTCACCATAAATATAAAACTATGCATATAGAATTAGTCACCTGATACCTGTAACTGAGCTTATGTCAGAAGTGGCTAAACAAAGTGTGGGCTAGTTCTAGTAGTTCTGTACAGTGTATTGTTTCCTACTTTCATGTTCTCCTTCTGGTCGTGGCAACGTTTGCTTCATTTGATGTAAATGTACTTTTACCTTGTTTTATTATAAGTGGTTGTGTACTCatattttattttacttataAGGTATGCGTTACGCAAGATTCTAAAATATTTGCTCGAAGAGGTCTTCGAGGAATTGTTGGGGAATTGCTGGACAGCAGAGATGAGACAGGCATGAAAGCAAAAATTTGTTCTGAGCTTGGTTTAAATCAGATTTTAGAACGTAATCTGGTACACATGTCTTCTGGGGAGTTTCAGAGGTTTTCTATTGGTTTAGTTGCCATACAGAAAGCTGGAGTGTACATCTTTGAACAACCCTCTAATTTTCTTGATGTTAAACAGAGGCATAAGGCTGCTCAAGTTATTCGATCTCTAAGCAGGCCCGACAGGTCCTTATATATTATGCCATCTTGATGTACATTGCATGTGTTTGGCCTTGTGTTTTACATTAAAAGCTGCACTCAATCTTTTTGAAAGCACTAGATCAGGTAGTTTTATTTTCGGAAAACTGCTTGCATCTCTGTGGAACTCATGGCCAAACACCCTCACTGTTTTCTGTATGATCCATTAGTTATTTTACATTTTtgttaaaatataaatttcagcTATGTGATGGTTGCCGATAATGACTTGAGTGTTCTGGGTTATGTATCGGACTATATTTGCTGCTTATATGGACTACGCGGTGCCTACGGAGTTGTGAGTCTTCCATTATCTGTCAGAGAAGGTATCAATGTGTTCTTAAATGGTTTTGTGCAgattggaaattctgaggaatCACCTGCTTATGAGGTATTCTTCTATGAGACAACTAAAATATGCAGTTACAGCCGAGCTTGATATGATTATTCTCTGTTTCTCCAGGTCAAAAAGGCTTCGAATGTACATGCTGAGGAACTGGAACCAGTAGCACGATATAAATATCCTAGCATTAGTATAACCCGGGGTAGTTTCAAGCTTAAGTTGAACGAGGGCGAATTTACAGCTAATCAAATCACTGTAATACTGGGTGAGAATGGGACTGGAAAATCAACTTTTATCCAAATGCTGGTATGTGGTATCTTTTGTCATGTAATACATTGTCTAACACAAACAGCTTATTTAATTTCTATGTTGTTCATGGTTGGAGTTGTTTGCTATGCGAAAACCTTTACAGGCTGGTTTCTTGAAGCCTGATACAGTCGTAGGCTCCGCCATCCAGATGCCCAAATTTTGTGTATCATACAAGGCCCAGAAAATTAAACCATATTTTCCTTTATCAGTTCGCGATTTGCTAAATCAGAATTTTTTTGATGCCTGTCAAGATCCCGAGTTTATGTTGTACGTGTTGGAACCTCTCGGAATTATTGATTTGATGAAAAGAAGAGTTATTGACTTCATTCGAGGACAGGTGCAAAGACTAGCACTCTGTCTGTGCCTCGGGAAGGTAACGATTTCCTATCAGTGGAATTTAGTCTATTAATTGCACTTGATTTGTATTATGCAGCAGTTTCTTACTCTAGAACTAACCGGGCTTTCAGGTGATATAGATCATAAATTTCCTATATATATTTAAGTATCTACTCAGGCAAGAAACACAGTTTAATCCGTTCCTTTTTCTATGGAGTAGATTTGTTACCCTTGAAACCGAAAAGATTAAGACTTTCCTGACCTCACAGCTGGATTTGACTCGTTAGGGAAGCATCATAAGAGTATATTATTCTAAAAAACAATTATAAAGTACACAACTGTTTGAATTGTTATTAGGCTTTAGATTGGGTGCTAAATGTTCCATGTACCTGTGTAGCATGCAGATTTATTTTTGATTGAATAAGCAAGTGCATATCTGTCTGCTGAACAAGATGTTATTGCATCTAAAGTCATAAAAGGGTTCATACGTCGTACCAAAAAAACAGCGGTAGTGGTGGATCATGACTTTATGTTGGTAACATATCTTGCTGACAGGGTCATAGTTTTTGAGGGGAGTCCATCAATTCATTGTACTGCAAATTCTCCTCGTGGTTTATTGGCTGGAATGAATCATTTCTTATCGGTAAGTCGTTCATATTGTTGCTATTGTCAAGACATGTCTGATTACTTATTAAATATGTGTCAATAACACTTGTTTCTTCTGTGGAACTTGGACATCTCGTGTAGGATAGACTCGACCACTTGCCAGCCAGTATTCAACAAGCCGAACTCTGCTAGCGACATGGAGCAGAAATCTGCTGGACATTACCACCCGGAAGATTAGTATGTTTATTGGCAGCAGTACATTGTAAAATTATGCAGCAGTCTCTTGCTGCTAGGTCACTTTGACATGCTAGCCACAGTGACACCTATCTTTAAAATGTGAGTCGCTTAATATGGTTTTTTTTGTTTGCAAAATCGTATGCAAATAAGAAATGAGATGCCTATTTCTCTTGAACCTGTGAATGCATGTTTGTTTTGATTTTAGTAAATAGGAGTCTTTTCCTCTCTTCTTTTCTGTTATCCACAAACTCTTCTTTTGTATAAAATGTGAATAAGATGAAACTACAAATTCAAGATTCTAAAACTGTTGTTTTCTTATACTATATGAGTAAATAAAATTGGAAATGAGCTGAATTAAGATTACTTGAAAGGACCGGTAATCTgtactatattataatagccggTGTATTATTCGTACTTTGGTTAACCCTGTTGGACTTACTCAGCAGgtctaactccacattagtataaTATTGTTCGCTCTGTACCGAGCCTGCACAGATTTATTTTTGGGCACCTTCCAAAAGACCTCATATTAatggagttatctggctgctgATATTCTAGCAAtttgcccctcccacaaacgatggAAGACAACTCATAACAATCTCCCATTTCACACATCGGGATCGATACTTGTCGGACCTGCCTCTTGATTGTGTGATCTGGCTCTCTCTTAATCTATACTGgaagtccatctggctatctgctcccctatgcccatactggaaggcccaTTTGCCTCCCCTTTAAGCTCATCCTGGTGTAACCCTTCTGTCGCTTCCTAGGCCCATTTGCCTCCCCCTTAAGCCCATCCTGGAGCTCACTTGAGATTGTTTGGGACCGTTATAACCTGAAATTCTGATATTACTTTTTGGTCTTGCTCAGCAGGCCTAACTGCACaatagtatgatattgtccgctctgGGCTGAGCCCGCACATATTTATTTTTGGGCACCTTCCAAAAAGCCTCATATTAATAGAGTTATATGGCTGCTTATATTATAGCAATCTGaccctcccacaaacgatgtgagATAACTTTTAACAAacccctcattttggttatcTCTTATCACAGCCGTTAGATCTTTCTCATCAACTGATCAAAACCGTTATATGTAAACATTACAGTTATATTCACATAAAAATTTTAAcctattattttttatatatacaatgaCGAATATACCTAATATCGATATAGTTTACTCGACAAGAATGAGTGAGATACATCCCATCTTCTTCAACAACTTTCATGTCTAAACCACTAACATCATACGGAGATGCTCCAAAATTTCTCCACAATTTCAGGGAGATGACCGAAAATTTTACTAATATATTTTTATAGTTACTAATTAAAGAATTTCCCCTTCTGGGATGAGACCAGGAAGGGGGATTTTCATGGTCAGAGACCTCCATGGGTTGCCTGAAATTGAAGATATTATCCTGTAGTTATTGGGTGTCGTCATTGAGATGTGGGAAGAAACTTATTGTTTGCTTTATGAGCTACGTTCTTGTTATCAGCGGGTGTCCTTATTTTAGAACTTTTTAGTAATACTTCACTTTGCACCGCAAAGTTTGGGATCACTTGTCTTGCTATTCGTTGGGTGCCTCTCATTCGGGAGACAAGGATGGGTCCAGCATTTGAAGTAAGTCATTATTATACTAGTGGTTATGACGTAAGGAAACAACTGGGAGCTGAGAGTTATCCTCGGCCAGGAAAATGTCATATCCGTGAAGTCTTGAAATCTTAGTCGAAACGTGTGCCTTCGTTGCTAGGCCTCATTGTTCTACAATTCTAAGACTATTTAAAGATGGTTATGAGGTTCTCTAACTGGGCCTCAGAATGGGAGAAATGGGTCATATAAGTTTATTGTTCCCTAAGAACTATGTTGACTTAATTCCCAATAAATAGGGATACATAGGTATATTGTGAGAAGTTGAAAGTGAAGAGCTCTGAAACAGACATCACTAACCTTGAACAGTCTCAACCACCAATTACATATAACCACCACACTACAGTCAATTTTCAGGCGAATAACCACAATCGTAAATCTTTATCTAGACAATGAACCTCAATTTTTTTGTTACCAAATTGGTGTTAAACTGAGGGCCAATTTGATTTCTTGTTCTCATGATTTCTCTAATCTTCGAATATAACGATAGCTAATACAGTCAAGTATGTAGATCAAATAACAAATGATAGTTGGTTTCCCTGAATTTGCATGGCTAATGACTATAATACTAATGCGAACTTTTTCTTTCGTAGTAAAACGTGGATTGTCACACTTAACCATTCCAGACTTCCGAAAATTAATCTTAACTCGTTCTACTGACACACTTCCCGTAACTCAAATCTTGTGTACATATTTAAATAAGTGAAGATTGAGTTCACTTCAGGGACTTTTAAGCTCAACTAACATGTCATATGCTTGATAGTGAGTTGGGTCCATGTAATACGATAGTCTTGTGAAACTCCCAATAATGTTATCACACTCGAGTCCGAAAATGGGGGTAAAAGGAATTTTGTTAGGAGCATCCAACCTCCGATAAACAGGAACAAACTTCTTTCTTAATCTCATCATACCTTGCCTCAGAATATAAGAAAGATTTATGTCCTGTTTAATTATCTTTCTTGTTGGTTTAAGATGCAATGTTTTCAGATTGGGCTCATGTTAGTAAAAGATGTTCCCGGTGTGAAGATTTAAAATGCAGTGCCAATGTGGCAAGACATTATGCTCAATGTAGGGTTTTGTTTATAAATTGTATGATTATTAATTTAAGTTAACgtaagaaaaaattattttaagatgAAATGATAAATGCAAGTCCAATGCATAAATATAGTTGGTCTAATAGGTATAATATAAAAtcaaaatgaaaaaaaatcaCTGCAATGAATAGTTATACTTGGTCTTATAAGTACATAAATTGATGGTTGGCCTTGTAAATTGGGGATGCTGCTTCAGATTATAGATAGTTATAGTTACCCTTACCACATCATTAAATaactataaataaataaaattttaaacaGTGAGACAAAACTTCACTAAAAATGGAAATATGTGTTTGTAAATTAGAATTAGCATTAGAGTTGAAGTCCTCTTTCGACACCAAAATACACTTTTTGGTCTCAAATTATAGCAATAACTATAACCATTTTCGCTTTAGCATTGGACTTGCTATAagaaattatatatatatatattatatttacataaaatgtaacagtaaattttataattttataattttattataaaatatgtTAAAAGCAATATTAAAAAGTATGTGTTATCACTTATGCTCACAACATTTTGCATGATTCAGATATAGGGTTTGTGAGTCACGCTATTAGAAATATAATGTCCATGGTGTTTTACTGTTGTTGGTGCTCAAATATTTGAGGAAATTCTTTAACTGTTCTCCTACCAGGACTAAATGTCGTTAATAAGTGTGTGTTGGTTTTTGTTTTTGTGTTTCATAAAGCTTTCGTTTGTTCAGGATGTTGTCAATGTTGGTGGTGGTGTTTGGTTGCGTGATGGTGGTGTTTGGTTGTGGGATGGTGGTAGTGTTGCTCGAATTGAGCTTTTTCAAACAATTGAGGTGGTTCCCCAGGCTGCCCGCTTAGTACTATGTAAGTTGTCTCGTGTATGTgttgataataataaaaaatataatgttaTTATTAAATGATATTATTTATGATATTGATGTGGTTCATCTATTTGGTGATCATGTGCAAGAGCTTTGAGGTAATCTTTTGTTGATTTGGATGGATTTTTTATTCAATGTATTGGAAGTATAATCCTTAACTATCATATTTGTTtctttgatttttcttttttttaactGCATTTTTGTACACATTTGTTAAGTATTATGGACTACAACACCTTTAATAGTGTGAGTACATTAATATTGGTTTTTATTTAATAATCTCATTAATTACTTGTACTTTTATTTGAATCAGTTCGGGACACCGAGGCCGATCACAGGGCTAATGAAATTTGAGTATTAATGGTGTTATAAATGTTTTTCTTTTAGTGAGTGTGTTTAGTTATATACAAAATATATTTGTCAGTTATTAGTAATAATGGAATTAATTTTAGAGAAAATTCATTCATCACATATCATATCATTTGTATCACTATGTTGAGTATTTGAGAATTACTGAAATCTGAAGTGATTTGCTTGAAGTATTAAAAACTAGTTCCCGTGTAAATACTTTATATTGCAAAATCTTGTAAAATAGGTCTCAATCATAACCTCCTGCAATCAAGTTGAGCAACGTCTCGTTAAGTAGTCGTAATTAGGTActgttatgcccaaaatttggtaCAAAATATTTTAAGTAGTCAATTGGACAAAATTGGGGCAAAAATATAAAGATCGCGTCAAATTAGGGCATGGCCCCTTTCTGAGAAAGAAAAGGCGCGCCCTCCAGGGCTGACAGCAGCTAGATTTTTAGGCAGATTCTTTGGACGCTTCGTGAGGATATGAAAATGATGAATGATTATTATCAACATATTTTCTGCACGTACTTTATTTTCTGCAAATGCATGTTAGACCGAAAAATCTAAAAAATTAGAGAAAACAACCAGAACTTAAATTCATTATGGTTGTCCTGAATACTGTTAAGTGTACACAGCGCATACACATTGTGCTTttgaaatactttatttaaagcAAAACCTTAATTTGACTATTGTAATTGACAATGAAACAAGATAACAAACACATATGACATGACTAATATATTGATAATGAAACCGAATTCACGATAAACTATTACAAACTACCGGGATATTCGTGAGACCCAACTACTAATATATCCTGCCATATACTTTATGTAATATCTTGTTAGCCCAAGAAAACCTCCTAAGTTTTTAATGAAATTTTGTGCCTACGGTGATTGTCCCTTATATGATGGCTTTTTGGACCTAataaaaggtggggtttgagtcGTTAATGACTTTTATTTCTAATCAAATGGACTTTATTTGGTTTGGAAGTTTGTCGTTCCATATTTATTgatataattatacataatttaaTATTTGTATAATTTGTTTAATTTATTTGTCTTTATTGTATCATATTTTGTTGTCTTTCAAGGAAATTTTACATCTTAAAGATATTTGACGAAATGGAATTAATGAATTGCATGAGCTTGTATACATACCACATTTAAAAGTTCTATACTAGAGGAATCTCTTTATATGCTAATCGAAATTGAGATTACGACTCATGGATTGGTTAAGCATATCTTTCGGTTAGATGATAATGTTTTATGGATGAAATAAACCCTCACAATTCCACTATTTCGTGaaatgtatttcaaatttttataaataaaatggTTCACTAGGACAAAAAAAGCCTCTTAATTTTTTCTAGTTTTTCGGAATATTTCACCCCTAATATATAGCATGGATTTTCACAGTGTCGATATCACATGATCCAAGAAGTGTGTTCCTGGTCCCATAAAGTCGACTTAAAAATTTCTAATAAGAACATTGTAGTATAGATAGCCAAGGTAAAGAACCACTTTAATATATAAGATACTTTATTTTCCACTAGAACCTCAATTATCTTAAATTGTATTTGGAATTACAAATATATTTAAATGTACATCAAATAGAGTTATATGTGCCTACAAATTTCCCTGTTTTTAACATACACTTATTTTTTGTCAGACTGTGTGCTTAATTGGTGTTTTTGAAAAGTACAGTTAACCCTCGATAAATTAGTACTCGATTTATTAATAAtctcaattaattaataatattttatagttTCGACTCAGGTCATTtgatataaattaataattcactaaatttatataaaaaaattgtgAAATATATAAGtctcatataatatataaattataagtTTCATCTTacaataaaaattaaatatttattataaaatgTACTTTTAAAATAAGACTTCAATTTAACTTGTTTGATTCTGAAGTTGATTTGTGTGTGTACTTTATCTTGTATTGTTCTTGATGCATCGCAAAGTTATAGTTTATTATGTACATGTTGTAAGAGAAAATTATGCATCTTGTATTTTTCTTAGTGCAATATGGAGCCATAGTGTACTATCTTTTTgacatatatttttataaacaTGTTAAAAAATTAAtgttaataaattaataatatcttgataaattaataatttatcgATTAATTGTTTATTTTCTCCGATcccaaaaatattaatttatcgAGGTTTAAATGTACAATGAATTGGCCAAATACAATTTGAGGCAACTCACATCATTCGACCAGTGAACTGGGGCGTCCAGCGTAGTCATTAATAAGTATAACAATAACTGCTTTCTTTTCCGTGGAATGTAACTAATATTAATTTGACCGAGCATGTTTTGTACATTGTTCTACTTTTTAACACGCCTCAGAATTTCTCCCTTCTCCCCACGAATATATACAAAGTTGTTAGTTTATAATCATGTCAACATTCTCAAAACATTATAATTGTTATCTTTCAGTTATTTGTTGTCGTTGATAATTCTCGGGTGAGTCAGAGTCGAACCCAGGATCTGGGACGACAGAGGATAAGCTCCTTACCACTGGAGATATCCAATCGTGCTCATAATAGGAATTTTCTTTATTAACTCTTTGTCCCGTTCATTACAGATACCGTTTAACACATCTTCGTCCCAGCTCTGCTGACTTTcatcaaataaatataaattgTGCACTATAACATgcttcaatattaagccggtagtagaaataaataataataaaactattttatcattatttatataaattctctaatttattaaatatgattaattaattaatcacatttattctacatcgtgagggatgcttctcaacatatcgcgactatccggataatatgaattcactgcttagaataccaagaacctgtcagtgaatagttaccgtacaataaactccttctaccctacaatgtcccgattaaatacaaggcatggatctcgtgtcaagcctatctaattcaatcactttgcttaccatttactatgcgtagttctatgcaaattagaaactcctttctaatttcattcactctggccagagatttctgaactagcataagtggatcagccttgaacattcgcttccttcactggaaggggtagatccttcattgatcatacactatcttcgtgtacaaattcctatacccagaagagccctaataattgtccctggagactaagaactaaaccaaagcatagttcagtgtacacaagatgactatgatgacctcaagtctaaggatacttgtacaactatcactatgtgaacaactgctgacacgtgagtgaactccatcagttgttcagctgtgcgagtcatgttcagtgaacttattctataataagcacctacatactagctatagtgtcaccacacaaatgtctatgagaacagacatccttcataatgaagcaagcatagtatgtaccgatctttgcggattattaattaccagttagaaatcctatgaccaagaactatttaagtttagagttatcatcttttaggtctcactattatgatctcatcataatccataaaaagttttactctaaactatggtatatcttatttaaacacttaaatagatagagcccgtaataaaaataaaacaagtcttttattaatatcaatgaaatcaaaatagattacataaaaagttattcctaaatcctaatacatgattggacttaggacatattcctttcagtagatgctcctgttacagtggacgcgccctccaaggatgatttcccttgtcgaggtagatgctcccgTTACAGTGTACGCGCCCTCGACAAGATGATTTTctttgtcgaggtagatgctcctgttacagtggacgcgccctccaaggatgatttcccttgtcgaggtagatgcttcTGTTACAGTGGACGCGCCCTCGACAAGATGATTTTctttgtcgaggtagatgctcctgttacagtggacgcgccctccaaggatgatttcccttgtcgaggtagatgctcttgttacagtggacgcgccctccaaggatgatttcccttgtcgaggtagatgctcctgttACAGTGGACACGCCCTCGACAAGATGATTTTCTTtatcgaggtagatgctcctgttacagtggacgcaccctccaaggatgatttcccttgtcgaggtagatgctcctgttACAGTGGACGCGCCCTCGACAAGATGATTTTctttgtcgaggtagatgctcctgttacagtggacgcgccctccaaggatgatttcccttgtcgaggtagatgctcctgttATAGTGGACGCCCCTCGACAAGATGATTTTctttgtcgaggtagatgctcctgttacagtggacgcgccctccacggatgatttcccttgtcgaggtagatgctcctgttacagtggacgcgccctccaaggatgatttcccttgtctAGGTAGATGCTCCTGTTATAGTGGACGCGCCCTCGACAAGATAATTTTctttgtcgaggtagatgctcctcttacagagggcgcaccctccaaggatgatttcccttgtcgaggtggatgcgtctctgacagaggacgcgccctcgacAAGATGATTTCCCTTGTCAAGGTAGATGCGTCTCTTCCAGAAGACGCGCCCTCCAAGAATGAATACCCTTATCGAGGTAGACGCGCCTCTTACATAGGAagctccctccaaggatgattacCTTTATCAAGGTAGACGCGCCTTATATaaaggacgcgccctccaaggatgaacaCCTTTTTTGAGCAAAACGCTCCTCGtaaagaggacgcgccctcttATTCACAGATAATTTTATTTGAGGAAGACGCCGCCACTATAAAGGGCGCGCCCTCTAAAAGTATATGATTATAGAAGGTCGTAAAGGTTTTGACTTTGAGTTAAAATGAATCACACTATTTGTGGAAAAGACGAGATCAACGATTTAGAGTTATGATTTGACAAGGAGAAAGAAATCAAACATGGAATGGTATTGTGTTGTTCATGGAAGGATCACTTTCACCAACAAAACACGTCCTCCTTTcatcaaaaattatttattatttgaagATCAGAGAACTGGTCTTTTATTCTGCTTATGCCTTCCCTTAGAGAGCGCCCTCTAATGATGACCCTTACTGTTTAAGGCTAGCCCATGAGAAATCAATATTAGGATGAAAAAGTTGGAGAAAACTCTCAAATCTTCGTTAATGGATTATGCTCTTTCAAGGTATGTGAGGTGCACGCTTTTGTACAA
This sequence is a window from Apium graveolens cultivar Ventura chromosome 9, ASM990537v1, whole genome shotgun sequence. Protein-coding genes within it:
- the LOC141687096 gene encoding ABC transporter E family member 2-like isoform X3, whose translation is MRPKYLDENTIIHRYSPGEYKLYGLPVPKLNQVLGLVGSSLIGKSVVFDIFSRKVIPNLGRPENPPTWEEIFEYLKGSNDNMYNYFTRLVQDQVKVCVTQDSKIFARRGLRGIVGELLDSRDETGMKAKICSELGLNQILERNLVHMSSGEFQRFSIGLVAIQKAGVYIFEQPSNFLDVKQRHKAAQVIRSLSRPDSYVMVADNDLSVLGYVSDYICCLYGLRGAYGVVSLPLSVREGINVFLNGFVQIGNSEESPAYEVKKASNVHAEELEPVARYKYPSISITRGSFKLKLNEGEFTANQITVILGENGTGKSTFIQMLAGFLKPDTVVGSAIQMPKFCVSYKAQKIKPYFPLSVRDLLNQNFFDACQDPEFMLYVLEPLGIIDLMKRRVIDFIRGQVQRLALCLCLGKIYF
- the LOC141687096 gene encoding ABC transporter E family member 2-like isoform X1; this encodes MRPKYLDENTIIHRYSPGEYKLYGLPVPKLNQVLGLVGSSLIGKSVVFDIFSRKVIPNLGRPENPPTWEEIFEYLKGSNDNMYNYFTRLVQDQVKVCVTQDSKIFARRGLRGIVGELLDSRDETGMKAKICSELGLNQILERNLVHMSSGEFQRFSIGLVAIQKAGVYIFEQPSNFLDVKQRHKAAQVIRSLSRPDSYVMVADNDLSVLGYVSDYICCLYGLRGAYGVVSLPLSVREGINVFLNGFVQIGNSEESPAYEVKKASNVHAEELEPVARYKYPSISITRGSFKLKLNEGEFTANQITVILGENGTGKSTFIQMLAGFLKPDTVVGSAIQMPKFCVSYKAQKIKPYFPLSVRDLLNQNFFDACQDPEFMLYVLEPLGIIDLMKRRVIDFIRGQVQRLALCLCLGKHADLFLIE
- the LOC141687096 gene encoding ABC transporter E family member 2-like isoform X2; protein product: MRPKYLDENTIIHRYSPGEYKLYGLPVPKLNQVLGLVGSSLIGKSVVFDIFSRKVIPNLGRPENPPTWEEIFEYLKGSNDNMYNYFTRLVQDQVKVCVTQDSKIFARRGLRGIVGELLDSRDETGMKAKICSELGLNQILERNLVHMSSGEFQRFSIGLVAIQKAGVYIFEQPSNFLDVKQRHKAAQVIRSLSRPDSYVMVADNDLSVLGYVSDYICCLYGLRGAYGVVSLPLSVREGINVFLNGFVQIGNSEESPAYEVKKASNVHAEELEPVARYKYPSISITRGSFKLKLNEGEFTANQITVILGENGTGKSTFIQMLAGFLKPDTVVGSAIQMPKFCVSYKAQKIKPYFPLSVRDLLNQNFFDACQDPEFMLYVLEPLGIIDLMKRRVIDFIRGQVQRLALCLCLGKGHSF